The nucleotide sequence TCAACACTGCACGCAAGCAAGGCGTGTTGCGCAAGGTCACCGAAGGCACATGGGCGTTTGCCCACGCCCTGTTGCAGCAAACCGCCTATGACAGCATGTTGCGACCGGTGCGGGTGAAACATCATGCGCAGATTGCGGCGCATTTGCAGGATGATCACCCAGCGGCCATTCAGCGTGATCCAGCCCTTTTGGCTGAACACCTCCGCCGGGCAGAACAGCATGCCCCTGCAATCCAGTGCTATTTGTCGGTCAGCCAAAGCGCGCTGTTTAAGGGCGCTTTCGAGGATGCCGAGGCGCACGTGCTGGCGGCGGTTGCACTATGCGATACGGCACCCGCAGATGTGGACGTCAGCGCCCTTGAAATCGCATGCTATACGGCACTTGGTTCAATTCGCATGCAAACGCAGGGTTTCACAGCAACACCCGTGAAAGAAACCTTTGAGAAAGTGGCTCGGCGTGCCAAAGATCAAAACGCATATGCGGCCGGTAACGGACCGGCGTTTTATGGCGGTTTTACCCATGCTGTGATTTCGGGCGATATGCCCGCAGCGGTACAATTTAGCGAAATGCTTGAGGATACGGCGGCCACGGGTCCGGCGGGAGATCAAGCCAAGGAACTGCGGCTGGCATCACTGAATGTCGATACGTCCCTGCATTTCTATACAGGTGCATTCCATCAGGCCTCGGCTGCCTTTCATGCCTTACGCAACGACTATGATGTTGCACAACACGGCACGATGATCTCAAAGTATGGTGCCGATACTTACGCAGCCGCGCAGATGTTTGAAAGCGTTGCCCGTGCGATCTGTGGTGATACGCATATTGTGCCCGCATTGGTCGCCGAAACCGATACCCACCAAGAGCGGCTGAACATTCCTGTTATGCAGCCATGGGCGTTGATCTGGGGCGCGGTTCCGCTGTATTATGCCGGTCGGACAGAGGCTGCGATCACCCGCGTGCAGCGTGGCCTGAAGATTGCAACACAGCAGGCCGCCGCATTTTGGCAGGTCACCGGTGCTGCCTGGCTGAATGTCATGGACACGACAGAAACCTACGACGCTGAAGGGTTGGAACAGTTCTCTACTGTAATCAAATCGCATGAAGCCATCGGCGCGCATGTTGGGCTGCCGTATTTCCGGGCACATTATGCGACCGCTTTGGCAAAGCACGACCGCGCCGATGATGCTTATCAGGCATCTTTGCAGGCCATCCGCGACAGTGAATCAAGCGGGCTGCATTGCTGGCACCCGGAGGTGCTGCGCCTGCATGCACGTATCTGTGCGCAACGCGGCGCAACAACCGGCGCCGCAAGGTTTCGAAAGAAGGCGGCCAATATTGCGCAGACACAAAATGCGCATTTGTGGCTATTGCGTGTGCGCTTGGATCAGCACCGGGCAGGTGAAATCGCCGATGCTCCGCTGCGCCGGGCCCTGAGCCGCTTTGACCCTGCCGCACAACCACCCGAATTGATTGCCGCTCAGAAACGGCTGGACCCGCATGACACCTGAAAAACTACTCAGCTATGATCTGCCGCTATTCGAGGGTATCAAGCCCGCCGATATCGCCGATATTGCGCTGGGGGTGAAGGAGCAAACCCTCGAACCGTGGCAAACGATTTTTGATCAGGAAGATACATCCTACGATCTCTATTTCTTGTTGTCCGGTTCTCTCTTGGCGGTGTTCTGGACAATACAAGGGCGCGAGATCGTCTTTTCACGATTCCCCATCGGCGCTTACTTTGGGGAGCTGGCCGCATTTGATGGCACGCCACGGTCTCTAGCGGTTGTCGCCAAGACAGAAGCCAAGGTGCTGGCCATGCAGCGCGAGAGCCTTTTGCAGTTGTTCAATGAAGTGCCTTTGATCCGGGAAAGGATCACCCATAATCTGATCGGTCGTATCCGCACATTAACCCGACGCAACATGGAAATGACAACATTGTCCGTCGAACAGCGTGTCGGCAAATTTTTGCTGCGACTGGCGGCAGAGCGAGGCAAACTGACCCAAGGTGCCGTGATCGAAGACGCCCCGACCCATGTAGAGATTGCGGGATACATCGGGGCCAACCGGGAAATGGTCAGCCGGTCGATCAGCAAACTGGCAAAGAAAGGCGTGATCAAATCAGCGCGCCAACGCATCGAGATTCTCAATCCCGCAGCACTGTCAAAGGGCCTTGCCTAAATTTAATCGCATTTTCATCTTTTTCGTCAAAACTCAGCCATGATCCTAGATTAATTATAAATTAACGGAAGCGAAGGTGAGTAAGTTGGCACGTATTATTGGTATCTTGGGTGGTGAAGTCACACTGATGCTGGCTGGTGGCACAATTGGTCTGGTTTTCTTGATCTTTGGCTAAACGCACCCTGTATCATAGCGATCTGTGACAAGATATTCACGGTGGCACAATCCACCCAAATGCTGCCCAATAGGGATGTCGTGAAAGATTTCCCTTGGGTCCAACACAACCGTTGGGTTAAACCACAGTTGTTCGACCCCGAATCAAGGAGACTGCAATGACAAGAAAGGTTCTACTCACCCGCTGGTGCTAGCCACCACGTTGCAGTGCTGTTGTGCCCTTCTGGCGCAAAGCAAACACTCCCTTGAGATTCAAGATCGGATACATCCATGCATCCCCCGTTTTATATGGTCGATCACAAGATCGGCCCCGATATTCATCACCACAGTGACAAGAAACCTGTCACCCGGCGCAGCTTGCCTGAACGGCTGGCGTTGCGGCCAAGCGCGTCAGGTTGGCCCCCGATACCGATGTCGTCCGCTGCGTTCACCGACAATGGCGCGCTGCATCTGCCCAGCGGTGCTATGCTGGCCCCCCAGACGACCTTGCAAGTCGTACCGCCGCCACAACGCACCTGGCGTGATGTCATTGGTCGGATGCTGATCCGGGCGGGTCAACGTATGATCATGGAAAACCGCGTCTGAGGGAATTGACCCTCGGCGCGGAGCCCTTACCTGTATCTAAGACAATCACACAAAGGATGGCGCATGTTCCTTCGTTCCGCCGCATCAGTTCTTTTCACCCTGACGGCGTTGCCTGTGGCCGCGGCCTGCGTCGGCGAAAGCTACCTCGACCGCATGACGCCGGACCAGCACGCTGAATTGTCAGCGGCCGTCGCACACATGCCTTACGCCGAAGGGCTGACTTGGACAGCGACGAAGGAGGATGCCTCAATCACCGTCGTTGGCACGATGCACATTTATGACCCGCGTCTGGAGGAATTGCGTGCCGAGTTGGTCGACACGGTTGCATCCGCCGATCTGGTGATGCTGGAGGCAACCCCGGAAGAAGAAGCTGCGCTTCAAAACCTGATCACGACAGATCCCAGCCGCCTTTTCATCGTAGATGGTCCAACATTGCCTGAATTGGTGGACGAAGAGACGTGGCAGTTAATCTCCGCCGCCGCCAGCGAACGGGGTATCCCATCGTTCATGGCTGCGAAGATGCAGCCTTGGTATCTGTCATTGACCCTTGCCGTACCGTCTTGCGCGATGTCCGACATGATGGCAGGTGCACGCGGTTTAGACCATATGATCATTCAAGAGGCCGAAGCCGCTGGTGTACCCATGCAGGCGGTTGAGCCCTATACGACTTTGTTTGACCTTTTTGAGGATGACAGCTTTGACGAACAGATTGATATGCTGCGCGTGAATATGCTGGTGCCCGATCTGCAAGAGCAAATGTTCGTTGCGATGCTGGATCGTTACTTCGCCGAAGACATCGGGCGGTTGTGGGAGATGTCGCGCATCGCGTTGTCGGACGTTCCAGATCTGGACCCTGCCGAGGCCACGGCGATGTTCGATGAAATGGAAGAATCCCTGCTGAACACCCGAAACCGCAACTGGATTCCGGTGATTGCCGAAGCCTCTGAAACCCATGACGACATTGTCGTGGCTGTCGGTGCGGGCCACCTGATCGGCGAAAGCGGTGTGTTACAACTCTTGGAAAACGAAGGCTGGGCCATCACGCGCATCGATTAAGGTGCCTCAAACGTCCCCATAGTCAGCCAACCCTTTGCGGCCCACATCCGTCAAATCGTACACGCCACGCGACACCCGAATGAACCAGCCATAGTGATCCGCCGCCATGATTTGTGTGGCCTGCGGCACTTCGGTCCATTCCTTGACCTTGGCCCCCTTTGACGGCCCATGTACTGCCAAGAACCGCGCGCAGCGCAACGCATCCTGCCGGTAGCCCGTGATGATCCCATGCCGTGTGGCACCGCCATCGTTGGGGTCGCCCTGCAAGCGCTCAAAGGCCCGCAACAGACGGGTCTTTTTCTTCTGCGATTGCCGTGCAGCATAAGGCCCCGGGTCGGCCAGAACCTCTACATACCCATCACGCAACCGCACGGTCAGAACACCCAAGCCAGCGCGGCGGGCCAATTTCACATTCGCTTTCAGCGCCTTCGCTTTGCCGCCAGACGGCACGGCCAGATAGACATGGTCGGTGGTCAAAAGCCGTTCCACCCCCTGATGAAACAGCGCCAGCGAAAACCCCAGTTTCAGCTCAACCACCACCAGATAGTCGCCGCGGCGCCCAACGACATCGGCAGCGCCAACTTCGCCCTTCACCTCGTAGCCTTGCCTTTGCAGGTAGGCTTTGATCGGGGGGTATAAGTCAGCCTCACGTGGCATCGAGTCTCCTTCGCGCGCAGCCAAATGGAAAAACCATGCCGTGACAAGCCCCGCCACCATCGGCAGCGGGGCCCGTTTGCTATCTGCCGCCCAAACGCCCGGGGAACTTTGGTGGTCGGCGATCAAACCGCTTGTCGCGGTTTATGGCTGACGGCGTGCGGGGTGCACCCTTGGGGTCGGGTCGCGCGGCACGACGATTTTTGGTTGCAGGCATAGGGTTCAGACCCGGCTTGCGGGGTTTTGCTGTTTTGCGGGGCATCTTGTGCACCTCTCGTCTGAAAGTGGTCATAGGACCAAACGGCCCGGCGGTGCGCCAAACGGCGTTACTGCGTCATGTCCATTGTCAGGGTGCTCCTCAAAGTGGATTACGTGGGATCAATGCGGGCGGTTTAAGCGTGCTTGTCCATTGTCAG is from Yoonia sp. GPGPB17 and encodes:
- a CDS encoding DUF2161 domain-containing phosphodiesterase — encoded protein: MPREADLYPPIKAYLQRQGYEVKGEVGAADVVGRRGDYLVVVELKLGFSLALFHQGVERLLTTDHVYLAVPSGGKAKALKANVKLARRAGLGVLTVRLRDGYVEVLADPGPYAARQSQKKKTRLLRAFERLQGDPNDGGATRHGIITGYRQDALRCARFLAVHGPSKGAKVKEWTEVPQATQIMAADHYGWFIRVSRGVYDLTDVGRKGLADYGDV
- a CDS encoding Crp/Fnr family transcriptional regulator is translated as MTPEKLLSYDLPLFEGIKPADIADIALGVKEQTLEPWQTIFDQEDTSYDLYFLLSGSLLAVFWTIQGREIVFSRFPIGAYFGELAAFDGTPRSLAVVAKTEAKVLAMQRESLLQLFNEVPLIRERITHNLIGRIRTLTRRNMEMTTLSVEQRVGKFLLRLAAERGKLTQGAVIEDAPTHVEIAGYIGANREMVSRSISKLAKKGVIKSARQRIEILNPAALSKGLA
- a CDS encoding ATP-binding protein, whose translation is MSDPNTSKSTTLPGERKQITAVFMDIVGFSGIASTKDPEDLQDWLEAFYVQARDIVTDHDGEVTEYLGDGIVALFGMDHADELAASKAVQAAMAALDKIDAGHHDNGIKLQLRAGVATGDAVVRAADENSNRTRATGIVTTLAQRIQERAAPGTVMIAQSTQDLLRGRITTQEFTNEKLRGFAEEQTLFRPLTDRATLLPAKRVFVGRTGVLQRIADSADPALLIGPAGIGKTAVAQQLAAREERTTFLAADGVHRHASYYPFTRWLLRQTKPILPDFADVSAQFSTLTETAHLALALILGLPQGQRLLTERSNVGLKALIERSLWDAIQTLQPQGLLIFEDLHWMDNATLGVLNYIIQSKEAESYQLVLTSRDDTRMNTLLASAKINTIPLGPLSSNEATQLLNALSQGKMAAHQRTMMIDHAAGIPLFIEQLLQRDAAQPNRRRNVPGSLKDLLAQQIENTSPAKPVLQCAAVIGVRFDLEMLGAIATEHGPLETHLNTARKQGVLRKVTEGTWAFAHALLQQTAYDSMLRPVRVKHHAQIAAHLQDDHPAAIQRDPALLAEHLRRAEQHAPAIQCYLSVSQSALFKGAFEDAEAHVLAAVALCDTAPADVDVSALEIACYTALGSIRMQTQGFTATPVKETFEKVARRAKDQNAYAAGNGPAFYGGFTHAVISGDMPAAVQFSEMLEDTAATGPAGDQAKELRLASLNVDTSLHFYTGAFHQASAAFHALRNDYDVAQHGTMISKYGADTYAAAQMFESVARAICGDTHIVPALVAETDTHQERLNIPVMQPWALIWGAVPLYYAGRTEAAITRVQRGLKIATQQAAAFWQVTGAAWLNVMDTTETYDAEGLEQFSTVIKSHEAIGAHVGLPYFRAHYATALAKHDRADDAYQASLQAIRDSESSGLHCWHPEVLRLHARICAQRGATTGAARFRKKAANIAQTQNAHLWLLRVRLDQHRAGEIADAPLRRALSRFDPAAQPPELIAAQKRLDPHDT
- a CDS encoding TraB/GumN family protein produces the protein MFLRSAASVLFTLTALPVAAACVGESYLDRMTPDQHAELSAAVAHMPYAEGLTWTATKEDASITVVGTMHIYDPRLEELRAELVDTVASADLVMLEATPEEEAALQNLITTDPSRLFIVDGPTLPELVDEETWQLISAAASERGIPSFMAAKMQPWYLSLTLAVPSCAMSDMMAGARGLDHMIIQEAEAAGVPMQAVEPYTTLFDLFEDDSFDEQIDMLRVNMLVPDLQEQMFVAMLDRYFAEDIGRLWEMSRIALSDVPDLDPAEATAMFDEMEESLLNTRNRNWIPVIAEASETHDDIVVAVGAGHLIGESGVLQLLENEGWAITRID